One window from the genome of Actinoplanes teichomyceticus ATCC 31121 encodes:
- the holA gene encoding DNA polymerase III subunit delta produces the protein MSGVNAAPPPSLLLVQGDEELLAARAVTAAVEAARAADPGTDVREYEAGQLSPGEVAEMLSPSLFGGRRVLVLRNGQDARKELAAALLAYAKSPDPDVTLIVTHPGGAKGKAFADGLQKAGATVVPAMKLKNDRERTAFVRDEFRRAGGRCDEAAAAALLAAVGNDLREIAAACSQLLADTDGKVTEAVVARYYRGRAEVSGFTVADAAMVGDLPGALEALRWALHVGVDPVPIADALADGVRTVARVASAGKGNPYQLASTLGMPAWKIQRAQERSRGWTPDGLVDAMRAAADCNAAVKGGAEDRGFALERAVFAVATARRGGGAR, from the coding sequence ATATCCGGCGTGAACGCCGCGCCACCGCCCTCGTTGCTGCTCGTCCAAGGCGATGAGGAACTTCTCGCCGCCCGTGCTGTCACCGCGGCGGTGGAAGCGGCTCGCGCCGCCGACCCCGGCACCGACGTCCGGGAGTACGAAGCCGGCCAGCTCTCGCCCGGTGAGGTCGCCGAGATGCTCAGCCCGTCGCTGTTCGGCGGACGCCGCGTGCTGGTGCTCCGCAACGGGCAGGACGCGCGCAAGGAGCTGGCCGCCGCCCTGCTGGCGTACGCGAAGAGTCCCGACCCGGACGTCACGCTGATCGTCACCCATCCGGGCGGCGCGAAGGGCAAGGCGTTCGCCGACGGCCTGCAGAAGGCCGGCGCCACCGTGGTGCCCGCCATGAAGCTGAAGAACGACCGGGAGCGCACCGCCTTCGTCCGCGACGAGTTCCGCCGCGCCGGCGGCCGGTGCGACGAGGCGGCCGCGGCCGCGCTGCTCGCGGCGGTGGGCAACGACCTGCGGGAGATCGCGGCGGCCTGCTCACAGCTGCTCGCCGACACCGACGGGAAGGTGACCGAGGCGGTCGTCGCCCGGTACTACCGGGGCCGGGCCGAGGTCAGCGGCTTCACGGTCGCGGACGCGGCCATGGTCGGCGACCTGCCCGGGGCGCTGGAGGCGCTGCGCTGGGCGCTGCACGTGGGCGTCGACCCGGTGCCGATCGCGGACGCGCTGGCCGACGGGGTGCGGACCGTGGCCCGGGTGGCTTCGGCCGGCAAGGGCAATCCGTACCAGCTGGCCAGCACGCTCGGGATGCCGGCCTGGAAGATCCAGCGGGCGCAGGAGCGCAGCCGGGGCTGGACCCCGGACGGCCTGGTCGACGCGATGCGTGCGGCCGCCGACTGCAACGCGGCGGTCAAGGGTGGCGCCGAGGACCGCGGGTTCGCGCTGGAGCGGGCCGTCTTCGCGGTCGCCACGGCGCGGCGCGGGGGAGGCGCCCGATGA
- the rpsT gene encoding 30S ribosomal protein S20, translating into MANIKSQIKRNRQNEKARLRNKSVKSSLKTVIRKLHEASDAGNAETATALLRDASRQLDKAVSKGVIHKNQAANRKSAIAKKIASLSA; encoded by the coding sequence GTGGCGAACATCAAGTCCCAGATCAAGCGCAACCGGCAGAACGAGAAGGCCCGTCTGCGCAACAAGTCGGTCAAGTCGTCGCTGAAGACCGTGATCCGCAAGCTCCACGAGGCGAGCGACGCGGGCAACGCGGAGACGGCGACCGCGCTGCTGCGTGACGCCTCGCGTCAGCTCGACAAGGCTGTCAGCAAGGGCGTCATCCACAAGAACCAGGCGGCCAACCGCAAGTCGGCCATCGCCAAGAAGATCGCCTCGCTGTCCGCCTGA
- a CDS encoding phosphotransferase, which produces MRPITLPDVPYDSTAVRPEWAELPEAVRDAITARLGSPVRAARSAGGGFTRAFAAVLTTEAGTRAFVKAAPDSDPTARWYAREAAITEALPPEVTAARPRWTTTASGWFVLCLEAVDGRVPALPWSPADLDSTLRSWSAAATALAYPSPRLLAVGLPALPDILRAEMSWWSLIAGRRAPMPESAARTVAPRRLAELARLERALPRLAAGDTMSHGDLRLDNVLIDRDGRAWLCDWTWPCLGAPWFDTVTLLVSAYASGLDTDAVLRAWGAPDEGVDGALAALSGYWLVRAAGGPSSASPHSRQHQRFSGGQALAWLAERRGWSADEPPKRGWLRR; this is translated from the coding sequence ATGCGGCCGATCACCCTGCCCGACGTTCCGTACGACTCCACCGCCGTACGCCCGGAATGGGCCGAGCTGCCGGAGGCCGTGCGGGACGCGATCACCGCGCGCCTCGGCTCTCCGGTCCGCGCCGCGCGCAGCGCCGGCGGCGGTTTCACCCGGGCCTTCGCGGCCGTGCTGACAACCGAGGCGGGGACCCGCGCGTTCGTGAAGGCCGCACCGGACAGCGACCCGACCGCCCGGTGGTACGCCCGGGAAGCCGCCATCACCGAGGCCCTCCCGCCGGAGGTGACCGCCGCCCGCCCGCGCTGGACGACGACCGCGTCCGGCTGGTTCGTGCTCTGCCTGGAGGCGGTCGACGGCCGCGTCCCGGCGCTGCCGTGGTCGCCGGCCGACCTGGACAGCACGCTGCGCAGCTGGTCCGCCGCGGCCACCGCGCTGGCCTACCCGTCGCCACGGCTGCTGGCCGTCGGCCTGCCCGCCCTGCCGGACATCCTGCGCGCGGAGATGTCGTGGTGGTCACTGATCGCCGGACGGCGGGCCCCGATGCCGGAGTCCGCCGCGCGGACCGTCGCGCCGCGGCGGCTCGCCGAGCTGGCCCGGCTGGAACGCGCCCTGCCGCGACTGGCCGCCGGGGACACCATGTCGCACGGCGACCTGCGGCTGGACAACGTGCTGATCGACCGGGACGGCCGGGCCTGGCTGTGCGACTGGACCTGGCCGTGCCTGGGCGCGCCCTGGTTCGACACGGTCACGTTGCTGGTCAGCGCGTACGCCAGTGGCCTGGACACGGACGCCGTGCTGCGCGCCTGGGGCGCGCCGGACGAGGGCGTCGACGGGGCGCTGGCCGCGCTCTCCGGGTACTGGCTGGTCCGCGCGGCCGGAGGTCCGAGCAGCGCCTCCCCGCACAGCCGCCAGCACCAGCGGTTCAGCGGCGGGCAGGCGCTCGCCTGGCTCGCCGAGCGCCGTGGCTGGAGCGCGGACGAGCCGCCGAAACGGGGGTGGCTGCGCCGGTGA
- a CDS encoding DUF4240 domain-containing protein, with protein sequence MRTDDFWAVIDRATASRPASPAEVAERAVAELATHDPEEIVAWGRHLDKVLAASGTEDLWAAAYLINSGADEAGFDAFRGWLIAHGRKAVAAAVREPDVLANVVAIKAAAETGAVFEAEEVLGIAARAYERATGEPLPAGDRPRTRPAVADLWDFDNEDEMRRRLPRLSALFLEPPD encoded by the coding sequence ATGCGAACCGACGATTTCTGGGCGGTCATCGACCGCGCGACCGCCTCGCGGCCGGCGTCCCCCGCCGAGGTGGCCGAGCGTGCCGTCGCCGAGCTGGCCACGCACGATCCGGAGGAGATCGTCGCCTGGGGCCGCCACCTGGACAAGGTGCTGGCGGCCTCCGGGACGGAGGATCTCTGGGCCGCCGCCTATCTGATCAACAGCGGCGCCGACGAGGCCGGCTTCGACGCGTTCCGGGGCTGGCTGATCGCCCACGGCCGCAAGGCGGTGGCCGCCGCGGTGCGTGAGCCGGACGTGCTGGCCAACGTGGTGGCGATCAAGGCGGCGGCGGAGACCGGCGCGGTGTTCGAGGCGGAGGAGGTGCTGGGCATCGCGGCCCGGGCCTACGAGCGGGCCACCGGCGAGCCGCTGCCGGCCGGGGACCGGCCACGCACCCGGCCCGCGGTGGCCGACCTGTGGGACTTCGACAACGAGGACGAGATGCGCCGCCGCCTGCCGCGGTTGTCCGCGCTGTTCCTGGAGCCACCGGACTGA
- a CDS encoding MOSC domain-containing protein produces MSDDTGTIAAVSSNDAYTFTKPNRDEIVLVAGLGVAGDIHAGVTARHRSRVAADPSQPNLRQVHLIQAELFDEVAGKGFDVSAGGMGENVTTRGIDLLALPRGTVLRFGAPGAAGSAGDDPARPGVGAAGGVPGEPGGAGAAVDSAPAGAGRSAPGGDGPVAPGGDGPVAPVLAAAAAATLDEATARAVAAVTAAVERERDGAAGHDPRPAVILAGLRNPCAQINRYRAGLLKEVLKQDPDGTVVRKAGVMGVVLRGGAIRPGDPVAVELPPGPREPLERV; encoded by the coding sequence ATGAGTGACGACACCGGAACGATCGCCGCGGTCAGCAGCAACGACGCCTATACGTTCACGAAGCCCAATCGGGACGAGATCGTCCTGGTGGCCGGCCTGGGTGTGGCGGGGGACATCCACGCCGGGGTGACGGCGCGGCACCGCAGCCGGGTGGCCGCGGATCCGAGCCAGCCGAACCTGCGGCAGGTGCACCTGATCCAGGCTGAGCTGTTCGACGAGGTGGCGGGGAAGGGCTTCGACGTCTCGGCCGGTGGCATGGGGGAGAACGTCACGACGCGCGGGATCGACCTGCTGGCCCTGCCGCGCGGCACGGTGCTGCGCTTCGGCGCCCCGGGCGCGGCGGGCAGCGCCGGCGACGACCCCGCGCGTCCGGGCGTGGGGGCGGCCGGCGGTGTCCCGGGGGAGCCGGGCGGGGCCGGTGCGGCGGTGGACAGCGCTCCCGCCGGAGCGGGCCGCTCGGCGCCGGGCGGGGACGGGCCGGTCGCGCCGGGCGGGGACGGGCCGGTGGCGCCGGTGCTGGCGGCGGCCGCGGCGGCGACGCTGGACGAGGCGACGGCGCGGGCGGTGGCGGCGGTCACCGCCGCGGTCGAGCGGGAGCGCGACGGCGCGGCCGGCCACGACCCGCGACCCGCCGTGATCCTCGCCGGGCTGCGCAACCCGTGCGCGCAGATCAACCGGTACCGCGCCGGGCTGCTCAAGGAGGTGCTGAAGCAGGACCCGGACGGCACCGTGGTGCGCAAGGCCGGGGTGATGGGCGTCGTGCTGCGCGGTGGGGCGATTCGTCCGGGCGATCCGGTCGCCGTGGAGCTTCCGCCGGGCCCGCGGGAGCCGCTCGAACGGGTGTGA